One Mycoavidus sp. HKI genomic region harbors:
- the purE gene encoding 5-(carboxyamino)imidazole ribonucleotide mutase → MENDQRQPPLIGVVMGSASDWDVMRHAVQILKEFDVPYEAQVLSAHRMPDEMLAYAQNARARSLVAIIAGAGGAAHLPGMLAAKTTVPVLGVPVPSQYLRGVDSLHSIVQMPKGVPVATFSIGEAGAANAALFAIALLANISAEFTRKLELFRQRQHDAACAATLPNL, encoded by the coding sequence ATGGAAAATGACCAGCGACAGCCGCCATTGATAGGCGTGGTAATGGGTTCAGCCTCGGACTGGGACGTCATGCGGCATGCGGTGCAAATTCTAAAAGAGTTTGATGTGCCGTATGAAGCTCAAGTTCTTTCCGCACATCGTATGCCTGACGAGATGCTGGCTTATGCGCAGAATGCGCGCGCGCGCTCACTGGTGGCGATTATTGCCGGAGCAGGGGGCGCGGCACATTTGCCGGGTATGCTCGCCGCAAAAACCACGGTACCGGTACTGGGCGTGCCGGTGCCAAGTCAATATCTGAGAGGCGTCGATTCGCTCCATTCAATTGTACAAATGCCAAAGGGCGTGCCGGTTGCTACTTTCTCGATCGGCGAAGCAGGCGCGGCCAATGCGGCCTTATTTGCAATTGCGCTATTGGCCAATATTTCTGCTGAATTCACCCGCAAACTCGAACTATTCCGCCAGCGACAACACGATGCTGCGTGTGCTGCAACCCTACCTAATCTCTAA
- a CDS encoding phosphoribosylaminoimidazolesuccinocarboxamide synthase, with product MPSPTLYQSSLSSLNLLGCGKVRDNYAIGRDQLLIITTDRISAFDVVLNEPIPGKGYVLNQMSNFWFARFAHHVPNHLTGVAPESVVASDEVAQVKGRAVVAKRLTPILIEAVVRGYLAGSGWKDYQATGAVCGVALPAGLKNAQQLPKPIFTPAAKANLGEHDENISYAAVEALIGTTLASQIRDLSLLLYREAAEYAATRGIIIADTKFEFGLDDNGVLHLMDEVLTADSSRFWPADQYQVGENPPSFDKQFVRDWLETQSWSKTPPAPTLPAAVIEKTAAKYHEALERLTGEI from the coding sequence ATGCCGTCACCTACACTTTATCAATCTTCGCTGTCTTCGCTGAACCTGTTAGGCTGCGGCAAAGTCCGTGACAATTATGCGATTGGCAGGGATCAACTGCTGATTATCACGACTGACCGTATTTCTGCGTTTGACGTTGTGCTCAATGAGCCGATTCCTGGGAAAGGATACGTCCTTAACCAGATGTCAAATTTCTGGTTTGCGCGGTTTGCGCATCATGTCCCCAATCACTTAACAGGGGTTGCGCCTGAGTCCGTCGTTGCCTCTGACGAAGTTGCGCAAGTCAAAGGCCGTGCGGTAGTCGCTAAGCGCTTAACGCCGATTTTGATTGAAGCGGTTGTGCGCGGTTATCTGGCAGGAAGTGGCTGGAAAGATTACCAAGCAACTGGAGCGGTATGTGGGGTTGCGTTACCGGCTGGCTTGAAAAATGCGCAACAGTTGCCGAAGCCGATCTTCACGCCAGCGGCCAAAGCCAATCTTGGCGAGCATGACGAGAATATCTCTTATGCTGCAGTTGAAGCCTTGATTGGGACTACCTTGGCATCGCAAATTCGTGATCTTAGCTTGTTACTTTACCGTGAAGCGGCAGAATATGCGGCAACGCGCGGCATTATCATTGCAGACACCAAATTTGAATTTGGCTTAGACGACAATGGCGTTTTGCACTTAATGGACGAAGTGCTCACTGCCGATTCATCGCGCTTCTGGCCGGCTGACCAATACCAGGTTGGTGAAAATCCTCCCTCGTTTGATAAACAGTTTGTGCGCGATTGGCTCGAGACGCAGTCTTGGTCAAAGACTCCGCCTGCTCCTACATTGCCGGCTGCTGTGATCGAAAAAACAGCCGCCAAATATCACGAAGCGCTCGAGCGTTTAACGGGCGAAATTTAA
- a CDS encoding 5-(carboxyamino)imidazole ribonucleotide synthase, whose amino-acid sequence MFAHSFPILPGAWLGILGGGQLGRMFCFAAQTMGYRVAVLDPNPASPAGAVADRHLCAAYEDQAALAEFAQLCAAISTEFENVPAASLEHLARTTYVSPASHCVAIAQDRIAEKRFMESCGVAVAPHLIIESADRLAQFSHEQLNSVLPGILKTARLGYDGKGQIKIASAVELQRAYAELGDVACVLEKQVPIAYEVSTLIARSVNGATAVYPLVCNTHQHGILMQTIAPAPNVPPALVDAATCTALAIAEQLRYVGVLCVEFFVLEDGSLLANEMAPRPHNSGHYTVDACATSQFEQQVRAMTGLPLGDTRQHSAAVMLNLLGDLWFAGGGCNQMPPWHEVIALPAARLHLYAKEEARPARKMGHLTLVAATLDEASAAACESAQLLQMISTKAHGQYPFD is encoded by the coding sequence ATGTTTGCTCATAGCTTTCCAATTTTGCCCGGTGCCTGGCTTGGCATACTGGGTGGCGGCCAGCTTGGCCGCATGTTTTGTTTTGCGGCCCAAACAATGGGTTACCGGGTAGCGGTGCTGGACCCTAATCCAGCGAGTCCAGCAGGCGCAGTAGCGGATCGTCATTTGTGCGCGGCTTACGAGGATCAGGCAGCGCTGGCTGAATTTGCTCAGCTATGCGCGGCGATTTCCACCGAGTTTGAAAACGTGCCAGCGGCAAGCCTTGAGCACCTAGCGCGCACAACCTATGTTAGCCCGGCGAGTCACTGCGTTGCAATTGCGCAAGATCGGATTGCAGAAAAGCGTTTTATGGAAAGCTGTGGGGTAGCGGTTGCGCCTCACCTCATCATAGAGTCGGCAGATAGGCTGGCGCAGTTCAGTCATGAACAGCTTAATTCAGTTTTGCCGGGCATTTTAAAAACCGCCCGCCTGGGCTACGATGGCAAAGGCCAAATTAAGATTGCAAGCGCAGTCGAACTGCAGCGTGCTTATGCTGAGCTTGGCGATGTGGCCTGCGTGCTTGAAAAACAGGTACCGATTGCTTATGAAGTCTCTACGCTGATTGCCCGCAGCGTAAATGGTGCAACCGCTGTTTACCCACTGGTATGCAATACGCATCAGCATGGAATCTTAATGCAAACGATTGCCCCGGCGCCAAATGTGCCGCCAGCACTAGTCGACGCTGCAACGTGCACAGCTTTGGCAATTGCTGAGCAACTGCGCTATGTGGGGGTTTTATGTGTTGAATTCTTTGTGCTGGAAGATGGCTCGTTATTAGCCAATGAAATGGCTCCGCGCCCACACAACTCTGGTCATTACACGGTAGATGCTTGCGCTACCAGCCAATTTGAGCAGCAAGTACGCGCAATGACGGGGCTGCCATTGGGTGACACGCGGCAACATTCGGCCGCGGTTATGCTGAATCTGCTGGGGGATCTTTGGTTTGCTGGAGGTGGGTGTAATCAAATGCCACCATGGCATGAGGTGATTGCATTGCCAGCGGCACGGCTCCATCTCTATGCGAAAGAGGAAGCGCGTCCAGCCCGTAAAATGGGTCATTTAACGCTTGTTGCGGCAACATTGGACGAGGCCTCTGCTGCCGCGTGTGAAAGCGCGCAGCTGCTACAGATGATATCAACTAAAGCGCATGGACAATATCCGTTTGATTAG